The segment ACAAACCAAAGGCCCGGACTCTGCCCTCCATGTTCCTGTCTGTTCCTCCTCAATAGATCTCGACATTCACAAAGGAGAAGTGGAGTGAAAGACTCTTTGTGGACGACACTGAACCCGACCGTGAAATTGACATCATCAAAACCAAGAATGTTACAACATTGATGCTGAAAAGCTTTAAAATTCCAGTTCGTCTTTATTTGGATTCAAAACCAGAGAACGTAGTTAGAAATTCAGAGGCGGGTCAAagctcatttaaaaatgatcaaaggCAAAagaatgatgtgttttttttttactcctgttACTTAATCACTTACTTAAAGGAAACGTATgatgctttttttctgtgttttttttgtttcttcttcgttTAGTTTGTTGTCGGATGGCAACCgacgtcaaggtgcattaggGCCATTAAAAAGCCACCTCGTAGTCCGGCCCATTCTTCCAGGGCGTCATGTCATGTGACCTCTCGATGCCCCGCGTGACGCACATTAGTGGTTAGTGTTACATGTCCCATAATGAGCCAGGTTAAGCAAGAAGCCAACATTTCTTACATGCCGAGGGAAATGGTTGACCGATCCCAACAGAGTGGGCCAATCAGAGCCCAGATAAAGCCCTTAAAGAGACAGACGCTAAAACCGAGTGTTTCCGACagaggctgagaggaggagctgcagcagccatgACAGTTTATTAGAACATGAGCGGAACACGTCTCCTTTAATGATCAGTCCCCTTCACTCGCAGTCCGGAATCAGCTCGACACTCCACATCTGCACTAAtagactttatttttttctgagaCGGCTTCGGTGAACAGTCGCAGGTTGAGTCTCTCCACCGGCACGTGTACTGGATTTGCTGAggagccttttttttctttggcagGACTTTGACAAACTACATCTGCTCGCTCACTCAGCTTGAGCTTCAGATGaattatgaaaacacaaaacatggtTGACAACTCagcacatccatccatctccccGTCTGTTCACTGGTCTGTGATACAAACAGTGGTTAATACTAAAACCAGCTTTGTTCGGCATCACTCTTGAGAGAACATGCACAGATGTTACTGTAACACAACAGTGGCGCCCGGTACGGAAAATATTTACTGTCGCTTCCGAAAACCCCCGGAGAAACCGAAGCTCTTCGTTACGTATGTGTTTGACGCATGCACtcgttttttttactctgtgtcTGATCTGCTAACGTGTGTAATAATTTCAGTGTTAAGAAACGTACGCCTACAACAGCTACTCAAGAACAAGGATTAGTGGAATGTGAAGCAGAGGCTGGAAATAAGCagaattataaaatataattccACAATTTAATACTTTTACCTCCAGATTTATTGTCACACGTGCAATTAAACTAAGGATTCAGACTTGTTTCCATAATTCTGTTTTCTCAGTTCTCATCTTTAAATATTTCACCAAAATCAGGTATAAAATGTATctgttattaaaatgttaacaCCATATGGCTGctgaattgttttattttcatactaCACCTAAATTGTAATATTGTTTGAATGTCGTAATATTGCAAGTCGTAATGCTGTTAGAAGAAAGGCAAAATTTTACGAGAATTAAGTTGTTATATTGAGAGGGTAAAGTCGtaatattgttaaaataaagatgtaattggacgagaataaagtcgtaatcCTATAATTATAAAGTCGATATATTATCACAATAAAGTCGCAAAGTTAATAGTCATATTAGACTTTAGAGagaagatcagcctgtcgcCTGTTAAAATGAGGATTGTGGATCATCTTGATAAGTAATGTTTTAGTGTAACTTTCACAAATAGTGAACTGGCTCATCAGCATCATGTTATCAGAAGTATCAGGACTATGACATGTTAGTGTAAGAAAATCTGTTCTGAAGAAGACttggaggaaatgtttgatgCTGGTCGACTGATATCGTTTTTATATCTGCACGATATTTTAGTTTCTCAAGAAATGGACATTTATCCAGATTTTGGATCACGAGCGTGAAACTCTGGGGACGGTGGGTTCTGCTCGctggttatttaaaaataagtttttatttattcttgaaACATTGGGCCTTCTTTCTTGTTGGATAACATTATTTAATGAAATCTCAGAACTTTGTTCTTCAATGAGGCCTTTATCCTCTGTTGAACAAGTGAACCTTTTCACCTATTTGATTTTCCAACATAATCATCCCATTACTCGaccacagacacagcagcacagttaCATGAGACGGAGGCCACACACTCGCACGGTGGTTTAAAAGCACTTTATTGTTCATCAAGGCTACTTTACGTACAAAAAAGGTGGCCTGCCAAAACCTTTTCAGTAGGAGACACAGAGCCACAAATtgactgttgttttcttaatacaatgtcttttcttttttttttacagttcagAGTATTACTACCACTAAGTACATGCTACTTccacttcaaaaaaaaaaaaggacctgGAAAATGTGGTACAGTCAGAGTAAAGAGCAACTCCTCTTTGATTTATCTGCACAATTTATTTTCATGGTGTTTACAGATGCTGAATGGCCTCCAGATGGGAACCGTGACATCCTCAAAGCTCATCTGCTGCTCGGCTCCTCTCGGCCTCGCCGACGAGCAGCGGAGCagaagaacttcagcacaaaaTCAGCTGAAATAGGTTTTGAGATTTTCATCGGCCAAGCTTCAGTGTCAGAATTCAACAAGACTTATCCTTGTTGCTTGGTTCCCATCTGTAAACCAAAATCAGTCATCAGAGGATTTTCTGAAGGAGCCACAATGTGCCGACATGCAGTAGTGGAAATGGAACTTGCCTGCTAGCCCGTGATTATTGTTGATTTTTTACACTTAAATGTTAATGGTTTGGAAAAGGCTAACGAGACGTACTGGGCTGGCAGCAACATCGATCTGTTCCACCGAAGCAAAACATGCGAACTGATCAAGAGCCTGCTGAGAAGAAcaaactcttttctttttgctcacGAGTGACGTCGCAGAAGTCACGCgaacaaacacaatgtaaatgaaGGCAGAACATCGGGGGCCAATGGAAGTAGCGATTGTCACTGACACCAGTGGCTCGTTGTGGTTTCATACATTTTCCGTGCTCCTGCACTCTATTAACAAAAAAGATCAacttttttcacaaaaaaaagaaaaaaaagaaaatgcaatgATTACAATGTAaggacagggggaaaaaaacaattaaatagcTACATATCATTAACAAATTAATTGTTCCTCAAAAAATACCTACGATTTTTTTCTCTGTACATTCGTTACGCACAGCGTAATGATGGTCTTATAGTTACCTAttataaaaaagtaattttttattAAGTGATTTTCCTACAGTCTGTAGGGAGAGTGTGCCGAAGCGAAGAGAGCGCCTCCTACCTACAGGGTGGTAGtgaaacaataatgagaacaaataataataataataacagaaaaacaaactcttcTGGACACCAAGCCTCGTTCCCTCATGGTTTCTAACAAAATGTGAAGTACATCCCATCTGAGTCAGGGTCGACTGaatctgagaggaggagggggggacgCTGGGAAAGACCCAGTGGCAGTGAACGTCTCGCGGCTCAGACTGTTCTTACAGAAGCTCAGCTCCTGAAGCTCTgacgcccccccacccccaaaccCAACATGACAAACTCACCACCCACTCTGAACCTGTCACAGAAAACACGCTGAGATCGTAGACGACCTGTTTGTGATGAAACCGACTCTCTGGCTGTTGGGTTaggatttaaaaacatgtacCATCAGTTCTGGCtctgtctgttctgttctgATATGAGAGGATGGAATGTGAGGATATTCGAGATCACTGACGTTCTGTGTACAGAACTTTAACGGATGTACTCGTCGTATTTGATTAAAGCCGAATCTGTAAACGTCCTGTTAGAGACATGCAATGACACTAAACGTTTTCCCAACTCAGTTCTATACGTTCTTCGCTCTGAACGCCCTGGAAAGTTTTATGGCATCGTGTGTTCCTCCGTCATACGTTATGTCAGAATAACAAGGTCTCCACAACACCAAGCGAGACGTCCGCTGGGAACTCTGGGACAAGTGGATGGTTATCAGCTCGGTCTGTTGATGTGGAGATACTGAGTGTAAATGGGGCCTGTACAAAGTTCCCTATAGGAGGAATGTATGCGGCTGTGGCGCAGGCTCTTTTTACAGAGGAGAATTCATTTCTTCAGGCTGCAGCTGGAACTGCAGCGACAATACAATGTTGTTCAGAACAGAAAGCAGTGAAatataaagcaaaaataaaaaaagtctggACACCAAGTCAGGACACGAGTCATCTGTTGAGGTTTGAGAGAGTTTTGACGGCGCATCATGAATCCACACAGAGTTGTTTTGTTCGTTTTACATCTCAACGTTGTTTCcaatgttattttttctcttgAGCGGTAAAATTGAAACGAGTGTAAGACATTTTTCAATGTGTCAGAAAAATGTCTGAGAGCCGTCATCACTAACTCTGACCATCAACAACACCTTGTTTTCCAAAAGCTCTCTAGCCTGCTAGCTTGTCCTCTACTTAGTACGTCTTGGAGCGCACGTAGAGGCTGGTGCGAAGGGGGCGGTTTTAAGACGTCACCCAAATAGTCTCGCAACAATCGCGTTGTTTTACTGTATCTCAGGCTTTGTGGAAAACAAGGCCCTGAAGACCGATTTGTGCCAAGCTGGTGTCACGCTGAAGGCTGTAGCATCCTGTACCACCAATGGATCAACATCTTAAGAAAACCGTTAACGGGCAGCGTCTCCCGAAGCCGACTCAGCGCCCGGACGACCACGTCCGTCGTGCTGAGCTGGTTTTGAGAAACTCAGGTCTCAATGGTTACACAGAGCCTGTCCGGAGGCTTGTCCCACTACAGATGTTTGTTACCATACTGAtattaatggaaaacaaaagtacaaaactgtaataataacaataacaataataatatggAGTACAACTGACCCAGCAGTGAGTGTATAGTGTCTATGTCCGTTACTAACAACAAAAGAAGTAACAACTACCGTCCAAATGAAAAGGCTAATAGTAGTTAAGATTGAAATGCTTAAAAACACTAATAGATACcagctattaaaaaaaacaaaagaaaaaatacatgcaTCTGTAAAAGCATTAGTTTACCCTTCGAACCTTATAGAAATCTACCAAACCACAGTGTgtagggggggagggagggagggaggggcagcAGGGTGTCAGCCAAATATAATTACAACACCCGTGttcaaagagacacaaaaacaaagggcGTGTTTGAAGAGATCTGAATAATCTTCTCTCCCCCGGTCAAGAAGCCAgacagttctttttttttttatcttcttttctttcaacCACAAAGTGACATGCAGTGTCATCTATCCCCCCGTCGCTGTCAGCAGTTCAGTTCAGCCCGTGAAGCACATCAAAGCTCATTGTCTCTGCGAACAGCGCTCTGCGACCCGCTGCACTTTGCACCACGTCCATCAACACCACCGCTCACTGATTTGATAAAAAAACCTGACTGTGCTCATAAAACAAATCACCGCACAACAATTTGGCACATTATTTGACCAGGTAAAGACCAGTGGGTGAAGAATCTGATTGAGACCCTACATCCTCATACTTTACACTCCAGTTGGCTTGATGTGAATTTGAAGGGATATTTTTTGCACATATTTCTCTGCATTTTCCTCATTTCTCATGGCAGAGATGTGGAATAATATGGGTGAGTAAGGCTTCTGTAAGTTTCCATGGTGACAGCAGTTTACTTTAATTGAAGAGCGGCCTGTTCCTCACACAGTTTAACTAATTGTTTACACCCCAAATTTAATAAGGCTCGCTCCCTGCACCCACATGTGTGACTTAATGTGGACTCTGACGCTGCTGGTGGGGAACGATAAGTTAACATGTTACATGtgataaacaaacaggaagtgaaatggCTTGGGATGGGATTCTGCTTTTCACCCACCTTCTTTTAGTTTATGGCTAAATTAAACCAGATCAGATTATTTTTGATGATCGGGGAACACGGTATCCAAATCGATTATTACTCCCCAACCGTGCTGATATGTGTTTTTCCATTCTTCAGAAATGCATTGAATAAATAATGCAGCATGGTAATAATATTGGATGAAATTATGTCCAGGTCCCAGAAATGTTGAATTCAGTCAGTTTGAGTTCGGTTTTCAGTCCCAGTGTTTACAGTGCCAGATTGTGATGTTGACATGTCAGCCCCCACCTTCTATGGCAGTAGTGCAAATCAGACCGAGTCGATCGATTAAGTTTACACGTACAGtaacacaaacagaggagagagaaggtgagagacTTAGAAAAAGACCAGAGAGGAGCCAAGTCGAtggctttttgttgtttttgatctGGGCATTGATAAACGTCAACGTCTAAAGGTTTCTTTGGTAGCACAGTCAGGTGgtttgtgattattttctcCAAAGTGGTTCTTTCTCATCTCTTCTATCAAACATCCGGCATCTCATAACGCAGAAGCAGTACACAACAACtactgttaaaaataaaaacaaaacaacaacaacaaagaagaaaagaaaatgaataattaaaacaccgcctctcctccctctctttatgTACATATAACTACAGACGCTTGCCCGATGATGCTCCTGTCAGTCCAAGAGTTGAGCCCTCATCACTCATGACTGATTATTGTCTGACATTAGCAAACCAGAGGACAGTTGTTAGATATTGCTGATTTGATCCTCTACGAGTGcatagagggagagagcaggCTCGACCCGCAGGCGGGCGCTGCCTCTGGGACGCTGGTGACAGACCGACAGAGTGACAGGGACATGGATGTTGGAGTCGGGATGATTGGGAGTGGGCTGTGGGGGGCTGGGGAAGCAGGGGGGGCAAATCCCTCTAAAAATCTCTCGGGCCCTTCAGGAGACCACAGATGGGGAGTGGTTGTGGTTGATCATGTGACTGTCGGGGGAGGAGTTTGGGCTGCTGCCGGACGACGAGGGACTCCCCTTGTTTTTGATCTGCAACCAGGTCTCGCCCAGCGCCTTGGCGAAGTGGTCGTCCACAGAGCCAGTGATGGACACGGAGTTGGTGGCCGGCTCGGGCTCTTTGTAGTTTTTCCCAAGGCTGCGGCGGAAATGCTCTTCAATCACTGGGTCGCAGGCTGTGTTGGCTagaagagcgagggaggagggggggtggagggggagagaaggaaacagagatGTTTTAGTCCCCATGGTGATATAAAACTCACTTGTATAACAGGCAGTGGGTTATTTATTACCCAACATCAGCTGAAACACtagtaatgtgttttttatttcaatggaAAAAACGAACTCCAACATCTACTTCACTTTTTCTTCGCAGTTTAAATTTCACTGTTAACCTCAATGAGATCATAGGGATTTCACTGCgatcataaaaaaaaccagCCACAGTGAAGTTATCAACCCACAAAAAACATGACTGACACAGAGCAGAAGCCTCAAAGGACTTAAACTACACAGATAACAGGCAAGACTGTTAACAAAGCGTTCTGCGGCTGCACTACAACAACTGATGGGTCATAAAGAGCATCACTAGTTATAGAAGTCAGACTGAATGTAGAGAGTGAGCTGATGTGCTTTCATGTGCCCCCAGGGAGAAGTTTTAAACCATCCCAAAAAATCCACCCAATAAAGGTTTACTGGTAATAGTCAATAGTGATTCATTATTGTGTTCAACTGTTCCTTTAACCCAAATCAAAAATTGCTAAAATaacagaagaaacacaacaagcaTGTCACGTGTGAGTGTTTGTACAAATGCATGTGCATGAGTGCACTCACTGTTGGCTCTCCTGTAGTTGTTAGTGAGGCTTGAGCAGCCATTGTGAGAGACtggacagtgagacaggttGCAGTTGCGGTTGTTGGCTGGAGCGCATGTGATCACTGAAGGACGATTCTGAAACATAAGAGACCAAATTCAACGTTTAAGTTACATCATTGCCGACTTCTCTCTTATAAATGTTGGCCAACAATGAAACAAGACTTGTTAGGAGAAGGTGCAAGAAGAGTAAATAGAGCTTGGGAAATATTATAGTAAAGGAaacagagcaggagaagagTTGAGGTTTAAGGGAATGATTCAGTTGCCAACAGGGTTTTAAATCAATTGCAAACCTCCTCCTGTCGACCATTCAATTAACTCTGATGAAAGCACAGTCACATCATAAGGAGGTCATACCAGAGCTGAGGTTTACATGAAAATTTTCAAATGATGTAGTCAGGATGTAAAAAGATGGGCATGTTACCTGCTGGCGTTCCATGGCGCTGACGGCCTGCGGCACTGTGGTCATGGCTGCTGTGCTGCTTCGTGCAGGCTCCATCATGCTGTTTTTGGTTAACGCCAGTGGCTGGTCCATGCCGGCTAAGCTGGCCAGGTGCAGATGGTGGTGGTGTGCGTGGCTGTACAGATGGTTGCTGTGGACTGCAAGACCACCGGGCACCACCACTCGCTCGCTGGGGCTCCGGCTGCGGTCCTTAGAGACCGGGGAGCTGCGATAGTCTCCATTAGGTTTCCTAGGAAATAGAGATTGAGATAAAGAACCACATTAATTATCACAAGGCAGATTAATTTAATGTCTAATGTCCGTCAGGGGTTAGGGTATGACGGGAGTAAATTTACTCTAGATTCTGTATTCCGCTTccaattattaaaaaaatattgttctTTGCTTAATAAAaggaacatttgaaaaaaaattctgaagTTTAAAGTAATTTTCGTATTTTTCTAACAAGATACTGGATCCAAAACTACACTGGCTATCAAATGTTCAAAcctgagagagggatgagagaaaaaggagaagagactGGTGgaaatttacaaaatgaaaaggtGGTAAAAGGCTGTTAAGAGAGAATGAGATGAGGGCGACAACAGAGAAGATGAACAAAAGGACAATTGTAAATGGACCAGCAGATGCTATTGATACTGATCTAAAACATACACTCTCTTGATTGCTGGAGGATAGATTGATAAGACTATTTTGTACGAGCACATGCTCACACATAAACTCTCTTTTCTTGGAAGGAACACTAAAATTATCTAACATGGATGAACTACAAACTTGCCCCTGCACAGAGGGGCAAAGGGGCACAAAGTTCAAAATCACAAAAATCTACTTTATCTCCCAAGGGAGCCTGAGGACAGCTGCACTCACTGCTGTCCAGATGAGAACCTGGAAAATCCTGCAGCGTAAAAAGTAAAAAGCCAAGATGAGGGCTGAGTGCAGCTGCGTCTCACTTTCAACATATCTTGCCAACGCTGTTGTTGACATATTTACGTTCTATTTTGTACCGTTTTCTTTCGTTTGACGTCTATTCCACAACACACTTTGACAGAAGGTGAACTGGCCACAAACATTCCCATTCCATTTGAGAGAGTCACTTCCAACCACCTCCCAAAAAAACTCCTGCTCTTCATTGAAAACGCAGAGATAAAGACGAGGGATTAAAATAGTGACAGTTTAATACAACTCAgattttggcttcttttttcTCCGGCTCCCAGCTCTGATGATAATGACTGTAATACGTAGTGAAGTGGTTGGGCCTGATATTGTGCACACTTGCTTGCAGTTTAACAGGTAGCAATTATTTTCCTCTGTGCGTCAAATGtggtctgtgtgcatgtgtgtgtgtgtgttggactgtGTATTACACccttcctgcagctccactcCCCTCCTACAATTTGAGGCCCAGTTACAGGGAGCGAGATTTACTGTACTAGGCTCTTGctatctcttcctctctctcaggcTTCAAACACCCACATGCTTCCCCACATCTCTTCACAAATCAACACACATACACCGCCTTTCCTCCCTTctacactgtaacacacactatACATAGACAATGAAGCCTCAGTTGGGTAAAGGCAATTAAAATCTACTTTAAATAAGTTGCGCTGAAACAATTGAGGGCAGAAAACGACATGAAATCTTGTCTTTATTCTTCAACCAGATACTGTGTGGAGGCATTTCCCACCCATGTGAAAAGGTCTGAGCGAGAACACACAGCGGACTCAAAagggaaaagaaggaaaaaaaagctgcagccGCTCTTTAAGGTTTGTTTGGATGCAAAACAACAAGTTCAGGCTAACAATCGTAGATCCATGTGACCAGGCAACCTGACTGCTGGGTCAAGCATCTGGAGCCCACAGCACCGTCCTCCACAAATAAATAGTCTCCGCAGAatacagagagggggagaggaaaggctgaggagaggtgggggtggCTGCATGTGAATGGTCCGGACCTCTACGATAAGAAAGAGTGAGGTCGGTAGTTTCCTTCGTTTGTGCCGAGAGCTTACATTAGCAGGGAGACCCCcctccctgttttctctctttgtctttctttcttctttttctctcacaatCTGCTGCAAACTTCCTGAGGGTTATGGAGGGAGAGACTTGGCAGCTCTTACACAAACCCAGGCCGATGGCTCAACATCcagcttttagtttttttcaagTTCCCTTTTTCTACAATAgtcaaaaataatttctttgtTGCATTAATCGCATTAAAATCAGGTCATAATAATTACCAAACTGTGCACAAGTTCAATATATTGTTGCTAAAGGACACATCGACTTTTAATCAAATTCTACAAACTCTTATATTCAGCTAAATGgctgaacagaaaacaaaggtTGATCTCTCATCCCTGTCCCAGCAGCTGGGTCTTCAGTATGGTTGTGGAAGTTGTTCCAAACTTTAATCATTGCCAACGAGTGGGCATGCCCACATCCTCACACAAGAGGGGCCGTCACCGGAGCCAGTGAACGGGATCAACAAATCCAACCAATGAATGGCATGGCTGTTGAATCCATCACCGCCCCCGCCTTCCCCTCGCCTGATTGCCCACCAAACCCCGGACCACAATTCATGCCAGGGATCATGCATTCAAAACCCACTGTGCCTTTGTCTCTCTTACTCACCTCTCAATTATCGTTAGGGCTGCAgctggggagagagggagaggagggaaagggCGGACAGGGAGGGCTACGCATGAGAGATGGGCATGGGGCTGGTAACAAGGgcgagagcagagacagagggcTGCCAGTTCTGGGGCTAGATGAGAGGTTGAGAGCTAAAAGTGGGAAACCGAGGGAGACAGCCTTTGAAACGTAAAGAACTCGGAGACTTGGCTCCTATAAGGGAAGACAACATGTGGCAAAAagttgaaaaagagaaagagatcaGTGAAGCAGCTGAATATTACTTTTTTCACTGAGTTACTTGTCACTTTAGGATCAAGCATCAATATGGGGCAGCATCCTTATGCAGCTGCTGAAGGTTTTTCGTCAATAGCCAAATCTGTTATTGCCTGCTGAAGTGACCGTTTTAGCAGAGATTACCATAAGTGGCTTAATAATtttactacaaaataaaactttagcCTTTATCAAGGAGAAAGCTAACACATTACAGGGTCTGACCAATGATCTGATGGTCCAGGGCTAGTCAAAGTTAATGCAGGGCAAGTTGATTGACCAGTGAAATGTCAATTAAATGTCTCAAACAACGGAGTAGATGTGAAATCCAAAGATAAATTCAAGTTCAAACCACCGTATGCACATAAGTAACTGTTATTGGGGATGTCATCACATATCACAGTCTAATGTTGGCACCATTATGAGATACTTTCCTGAAGTACTTGTGTCCAGCTACCTACGTAGCCCACTTCATGGAGCTAACTCCTTAAGTTGTTTAAAGTTCAGTGTCTGGTactaaaatctgaaaatactgACATGATCAtacactcttcctctctccctgtaGCCTTTGTTGATGTGTGGCActcagttgtttttatattattcactgtaatatttgttttcagtgagaaaacaataaatagcTTATCACAGGTGTCAGTGCCCAGGACCGACTTTTCTGTTTTGGCTGCTCACTGGTCAGTAACTGTATTAAGTTAACATGAGTTTCAGTCGTTTCCTTCATATATCTCCCAATTAGAGACAACAATAA is part of the Hippoglossus hippoglossus isolate fHipHip1 chromosome 5, fHipHip1.pri, whole genome shotgun sequence genome and harbors:
- the vgll4b gene encoding transcription cofactor vestigial-like protein 4b isoform X1 yields the protein MLLTKMDLLNYQYLDKMNNNIGILCYEGEAALRGDPRLQSLSLSSSSSSSSSSSSSSSSISSHRTGPPPISPTKRKLNGEQGDSDMDDNEHVAKMSRLFAAQLKPNGDYRSSPVSKDRSRSPSERVVVPGGLAVHSNHLYSHAHHHHLHLASLAGMDQPLALTKNSMMEPARSSTAAMTTVPQAVSAMERQQNRPSVITCAPANNRNCNLSHCPVSHNGCSSLTNNYRRANTNTACDPVIEEHFRRSLGKNYKEPEPATNSVSITGSVDDHFAKALGETWLQIKNKGSPSSSGSSPNSSPDSHMINHNHSPSVVS
- the vgll4b gene encoding transcription cofactor vestigial-like protein 4b isoform X2, which produces METPLDVLSRAASFVHATEEESEAALRGDPRLQSLSLSSSSSSSSSSSSSSSSISSHRTGPPPISPTKRKLNGEQGDSDMDDNEHVAKMSRLFAAQLKPNGDYRSSPVSKDRSRSPSERVVVPGGLAVHSNHLYSHAHHHHLHLASLAGMDQPLALTKNSMMEPARSSTAAMTTVPQAVSAMERQQNRPSVITCAPANNRNCNLSHCPVSHNGCSSLTNNYRRANTNTACDPVIEEHFRRSLGKNYKEPEPATNSVSITGSVDDHFAKALGETWLQIKNKGSPSSSGSSPNSSPDSHMINHNHSPSVVS